TTGGTCTCGTGGACAAAGGGAGTAATGATTAGTGGatatattgaaataatttaataatcccttcatttttttaaaaaaatttctttttatttctctcttgcctcgtttattaaaaatttgaaataaaattttacattAATTTCTACTCCATTACTATTTTACTATTAGgacaaaatggtaaaattagcTAAAGTTGAACCGCACAAtataatcattaaaatttaGAAGCTCTTCTCCAGCTATTATGTGTTATTTTGCCACTCGCACATCTTATTTTTTTGAGACTAGGAAAATAAGCTCGAACCATAACAATTCCAGTCAAAGGTCAAGCATACCAACAAATCTTCATATTGACTTGAAGCTTATTGTAAAAACCAGAGCAccatataatattttattaatcttATTTGAATTCATTATAATGTTTTTGATGTAATattgtcgactgcaacattagtttgatattgtccgctttggctCAAGCCAGCTCGAATTTGTTTTGGGTCACCCCCAAAAAGTCTATAACTAATTAGGGTTTGACATagattatatacaccttccaacttccctccaaCACTCGATGAGGGAtggggtttgtaacccaacaataCAATTACACTTGAGTTATGGAAAATGCGAGTGACAGAGTAAAAATATCATAGCTCAAGGCTTTTCCCGTATGTCGAGTTATACGTAAATGCATATTCTCTTCGTCCATAAAAAAATGTACCAATTTATAGATGACACGCGTTCTAATacgtaattaataaaataagagaggaaaagaaaaaaaagttggtggaaGTATTATGAGATCCTTATTGTTAGTTGTTTAAAATTTGCTTATACAGAATTAATCTAATTTTTGTGGAGGCTTAAAAtgctaaaattattttttttaaacagaggaagtatatatatttaatgtcTCGTTTTCAATGCTTAAACAATAAAATcatgtagtagtaattttttaatgAACTACAATTTAAAGAATACAATCACAAACTAATTACTCTATTTAGAGAAAGCCATACACTCATCCTTAAGGAATAACTTAATCAACCAATCCTACTTACTTGTAACtgacatattttctttatttgttttctcTCTACACACAAAAGCTTAACTGCTTAACCTTAATCAGACAATTGAAGCAAATTAAACTAATCAAACATAGGATTAACAAATAATCTGAACCAGTCTTCGTCTTCAATTATCCAAGAGCCATCATCATCTTAACAAATTCATCGTAATTAACTTGTCCATCACCATCCAAATCAGCCTCCCTTATCATCTGCTCCACCTCTTCATCTGTTAATTTCTCCCCTAAGTTGATCATCACGCGTCGAAGCTGCACAAATCGaatttaattagttttaataatttatttaatagtgTAAGGAAATGTTATTTAAAAGGTGAAAGTGAAGTTCAAAAGTAGTCCAAGTGCACTGCTTAGTTTAAACTTGGTAAAGTTCATTGTATTGGAGATGGATGTGTGCAGAAACACTAAAAAAAACTGGGTTTACCTATAATCTTGATAGTAGACGATACCAATTAATTTAATGCTAAAATATTGGTATAATAAAAGAGAAACGAGacaaaatgaaaacaatatAACTAATGATTATAGGCAAAATGAGCACTGAGGAgtgaaattcaattttataCACGTCTTTTTTTACCACTTTGTAATTTTGCTAGGCGACAAAAATCCAAATTGGACGAGGAAATCAATGTAATAAATGAATAcgacgaaaataaaaaatatggcAATTAAATTATGGTACTTATCAAGTACAATGTCACTACGGATGATGAGCAATCGTAGTTAACatctaaaacacacacacataaatataaaaaatatggaTATGAACAAAGTAAGAAAACAATAAATACATCACCTAcccaaaaaaaattatgtaaaatGGGTTTCTTTAGATAGATTTAATTCTTTTAACATAAGTAATAGATTAATTGATACCTCTTCAGCTGAGATGTAGCCGTTTTGATCCTTGTCGAACACTTTGAAAGCCTCCTTCAGCTCTTCCTCTGCATCAGTTTCCTGCCAAAAATCATCGAAATTATCAGAAATAAATCtacataaataattaatcaaataacAACAAAACAATTCTTTTCTTTACGAACAAAATAATTTTGTAATAATTTAGCTaccttcattttcttttccatGAGGTTCAAGAACTCGGAAAACTCAATGGTGCCATTTCCATTGGAATCGATTTCGTTGATCATGTCTTGGAGTTCTTCCTCAGTAGGGTTTTGATCCAAAGACCTTAGTACAGTCGCCAATTCTTCAATGGTAATGCAACCTGCAGTTATGTTACATC
This DNA window, taken from Salvia splendens isolate huo1 chromosome 18, SspV2, whole genome shotgun sequence, encodes the following:
- the LOC121775880 gene encoding calmodulin-like protein 11, with the translated sequence MGEILKEDQIVEFQEAFSLFDKDGDGCITIEELATVLRSLDQNPTEEELQDMINEIDSNGNGTIEFSEFLNLMEKKMKETDAEEELKEAFKVFDKDQNGYISAEELRRVMINLGEKLTDEEVEQMIREADLDGDGQVNYDEFVKMMMALG